Proteins encoded in a region of the Drosophila sechellia strain sech25 chromosome 2L, ASM438219v1, whole genome shotgun sequence genome:
- the LOC6613263 gene encoding UDP-glucuronosyltransferase translates to MTTCLRSGLLIVVLGILGIPQPISAGNILAVYPHFGFSHFKVVMPILNELAHRGHDITVISYVKNPQAGAYPNYEELLISAPGEDQSSTTINLVPLTEHTPTRSLGVLIREYVALHEEGQKTCEHLFASGHIERAIERHRNKPYDLLLTEYFNSDCQLALAKLLNLPIIGLSTCALMPYYYDRIDLPDTPAFIQSEFVGFAGQLKWHERLLNFVQAKLLKFLYKYHSNRADNELVRKYLGVQVDVEEVARTQTAFVFGNQHYSLMGSRPQSLQFVEIGGVHITKKAEQELPQNIVNFLNQSAEGVIFISWGSMVRASSIDEDKLSAILEVLKSQPLKIIWKWEAEETPDTDSSKFLFVKWAPQLALLCHPKVKLFWSHGGLLGTTESVHCGKPLLVTPIYGDQFLNAFSVQNRGMGLKLDYQDITVENLNSALAELRKKSYAQRSLEVSKVFNERQQTPLESAIWSVEHVISNGMIAARLLQSPGIELNGFVYHSLDSVALILLPLFLLIVVLCYLCKQNPEKLAHKKVGKKPKRS, encoded by the exons ATGACAACGTGTTTGCGCAGCGGATTGTTAATTGTTGTGCTAGGGATTCTGGGAATTCCCCAACCGATATCTGCCGGTAATATTCTGGCCGTGTATCCGCACTTCGGTTTCAGCCACTTCAAGGTGGTGATGCCCATCCTGAACGAGCTGGCGCATCGTGGTCATGACATCACGGTGATCTCGTACGTGAAGAACCCCCAAGCCGGAGCCTATCCCAACTACGAGGAGCTACTGATTTCGGCGCCTGGAGAGGATCAGTCGAGCACCACGATCAACTTGGTACCCCTGACGGAGCACACACCCACCAGATCTCTGGGAGTGCTGATCCGGGAGTATGTGGCCCTGCACGAAGAGGGCCAGAAGACCTGCGAGCACCTCTTCGCCAGTGGCCACATAGAACGGGCCATCGAACGCCATCGAAATAAGCCCTATGATCTGCTACTCACGGAATACTTCAACTCCGATTGCCAACTGGCCTTGGCCAAGTTATTAAACCTTCCAATTATAGGCTTGAGTACCTGTGCGCTGATGCCCTACTATTACGATCGCATCGATCTGCCCGACACACCTGCCTTCATACAGTCGGAATTCGTGGGATTCGCTGGCCAACTGAAATGGCACGAACGACTGCTCAACTTTGTTCAGGCCAAGTTATTAAAGTTTCTGTACAAGTACCATTCCAACAGGGCTGACAACGAGCTGGTACGGAAGTATCTTGGAGTGCAAGTAGATGTGGAAGAAGTGGCTCGAACTCAAACAGCATTTGTATTTGGAAACCAACATTACTCCCTGATGGGAAGCCGTCCACAATCACTGCAATTTGTGGAAATTGGAGGAGTACATATCACCAAGAAGGCGGAGCAGGAGCTACCACAGAATATCGTAAATTTCCTTAACCAATCAGCAGAGGGTGTGATCTTCATAAGCTGGGGTTCAATGGTGCGGGCTTCAAGTATTGACGAAGATAAGCTGTCAGCCATACTAGAAGTTCTAAAAAGCCAGCCCTTGAAGATCATTTGGAAATGGGAGGCGGAAGAGACTCCCGATACAGATTCCTCCAAGTTTCTCTTCGTCAAATGGGCTCCCCAATTAGCCCTTCTAT GTCACCCCAAAGTAAAGTTGTTTTGGTCCCATGGCGGCTTACTTGGAACCACCGAATCGGTGCATTGTGGCAAACCCCTACTAGTTACCCCAATCTACGGAGATCAGTTCCTGAATGCATTCTCGGTGCAAAATCGTGGAATGGGCTTGAAGTTGGACTACCAAGACATTACTGTAGAAAACCTTAATAGCGCTCTTGCAGAGCTCCGTAAAAAAAG TTACGCCCAACGATCTCTTGAGGTATCCAAGGTGTTCAACGAACGTCAGCAGACGCCTCTGGAATCAGCCATTTGGTCTGTGGAACATGTCATTAGTAATGGTATGATTGCCGCCAGACTACTTCAATCTCCAGGCATAGAACTGAATGGATTTGTCTACCATTCACTGGATAGTGTAGCCCTGATCCTGTTACCTTTATTTCTACTGATCGTAGTCCTATGCTATCTGTGCAAACAGAATCCAGAGAAGTTAGCCCACAAGAAAGTTGGCAAGAAGCCAAAGAGATCGTAG
- the LOC6613264 gene encoding kunitz-type serine protease inhibitor, with product MGLISSWGQLLLVLLFVVGLSLGLPSLENQTHEQIEQIIACRQPKAPGLCRGHQLRYAYNKKTGNCESFIYTGCASTENNFLTFEECRRDCMQRLRY from the exons ATGGGTTTGATTTCGAGCTGGGGGCAACTTTTGCTGGTGTTGCTTTTCGTTGTGGGCCTATCGTTGGGTCTTCCGAGCTTGGAAAATCAGACGCACGAACAAATCGAACAGATAATAG CCTGCAGACAGCCCAAGGCACCTGGTTTGTGTCGAGGTCACCAGTTGCGATATGCCTACAATAAGAAGACCGGGAACTGCGAGAGCTTCATCTACACGGGCTGTGCCTCCACTGAGAACAATTTCCTGACCTTCGAGGAGTGTCGCCGGGATTGCATGCAACGTCTGCGTTACTGA